A portion of the Rhodanobacter sp. AS-Z3 genome contains these proteins:
- the apaG gene encoding Co2+/Mg2+ efflux protein ApaG encodes MTEKPSYTIDVQVQTRFVPDQSKPGDNRYVFAYTITLRNAGAMPARLLARRWMITDSNGKVEEVSGEGVVGEQPWMRPGEDFEYTSGAVLETSVGTMGGSYLMLADDGTEFDAPIPTFTLSIPRTLH; translated from the coding sequence ATGACTGAAAAGCCTTCCTACACGATCGATGTGCAGGTCCAGACCCGCTTCGTTCCGGACCAGTCGAAACCGGGTGACAATCGCTACGTTTTCGCCTACACCATCACGCTGCGCAATGCGGGCGCCATGCCTGCGCGCCTGCTCGCCCGACGCTGGATGATCACCGATTCCAACGGCAAGGTTGAGGAAGTCAGCGGTGAAGGCGTCGTGGGCGAACAGCCCTGGATGCGTCCGGGCGAGGATTTCGAATACACCTCCGGCGCCGTTCTGGAAACGTCAGTCGGCACCATGGGCGGCAGCTACCTGATGCTGGCGGACGACGGTACGGAATTCGACGCCCCTATTCCGACTTTCACGCTATCCATCCCGCGTACGCTGCATTGA
- the rsmA gene encoding 16S rRNA (adenine(1518)-N(6)/adenine(1519)-N(6))-dimethyltransferase RsmA, with protein sequence MNARPKKSFGQHFLHDRRYIDSIVSSIRPRTEDFMVEIGPGEGALTLPLLAAAGKLTAIELDTDLIPGLQARAASVGELHIVHADVLNVDFSAMAHSHGVPRLRIAGNLPYYISSPILFHCVEHAAAIQDMHFMLQKEVVDRMAAAPGSKTYGRLSVMLQLACRVEPLFEVPPEAFRPPPKVDSAVVRLLPLAPEELHDAKPEDVYSVVKAAFGQRRKTLSNALGQLLDADAIRRADVDPRARAETLSPADFVRLAKVYSER encoded by the coding sequence ATGAACGCCCGCCCCAAGAAAAGCTTTGGCCAGCACTTCCTGCATGACCGCCGCTACATCGATAGCATCGTCAGCTCGATAAGGCCGCGAACGGAAGATTTCATGGTCGAGATCGGGCCGGGCGAAGGTGCCTTGACCCTGCCGCTGCTCGCCGCCGCCGGCAAACTTACGGCGATCGAACTGGACACCGACCTGATCCCCGGCTTGCAGGCGCGTGCGGCCAGCGTGGGTGAACTGCACATCGTTCACGCCGACGTGCTTAACGTCGATTTCAGTGCCATGGCGCACAGCCATGGCGTGCCGCGGCTGCGCATCGCCGGCAATCTGCCCTACTACATCTCCAGCCCGATCCTGTTTCACTGCGTCGAACATGCCGCGGCCATCCAGGACATGCACTTCATGCTGCAAAAGGAAGTGGTCGACCGCATGGCTGCCGCGCCCGGCAGCAAGACGTATGGACGGCTGTCCGTGATGCTGCAACTGGCGTGTCGGGTGGAACCTCTTTTCGAAGTGCCGCCCGAAGCCTTCCGCCCGCCACCCAAGGTCGACTCGGCAGTGGTTCGGCTGCTGCCACTGGCGCCGGAAGAATTGCACGACGCGAAACCCGAGGACGTCTACAGCGTGGTCAAGGCCGCGTTCGGACAGCGCCGCAAGACCCTCTCCAACGCATTGGGTCAGTTGCTCGACGCCGACGCTATCCGTCGCGCCGACGTGGACCCGCGTGCGCGCGCCGAGACACTGTCGCCAGCGGATTTCGTACGACTGGCCAAGGTCTACAGCGAACGTTGA
- the lptD gene encoding LPS assembly protein LptD: MTRKLPPRRLLAVAAALALVGGQADAHSSPSPAAGASSAAADLACPLGSFHCAPRPVNYAMCRPNALLEFYDPVLMRDSSQRDSSPTQIQAQHVDSSNRSVYRLSGDVRLERADQLLRADRVDYNNDSTDYDARGNVRYQDASQLLAASHMRGNTNDSHGTANDLRYQMLDSRGNGTADLGQMLDAEHTRYTQATYSTCDVGHHVWEVRAKSITIDKVNGVGVARDASMRIGHVPILYLPYFSFPIDDRRKSGFLYPTMGHSGRSGYEISTPYYLNLAPNYDATLDPRYYSQRGPMLGGEFRYLTSRSAGQLEAQYVLKDHGVSDGLADTKGDSRYLVQFSDTTQLWQGWRFVSSYNHASDSSYLYDFGDNLTHSAIYTLGSNVALVGSGKWWNASVGGTIYQNMNPFSTDSGLPYRQLPYANFSMDIPLSNWLEAGVDSEAAAFRKTGYVEGQREDIYPWLAADFGSAAWFVRPKLAWRYTSYQLGSGRQDYGYYGLLGGGTSTPFTDASPSRSLPIVSLDSGLVFDRKASLFGNSYTQTLEPRLYYLYVPYRNQNNLPLFNTNAMTFDYWQLFSPNRFSGADRQMDANNLTAAVTTRLLDESGVERLSASIGQIQYFSPQRVQLPYGQNSVVPPTDWTRSDYVAQLDVRLNDRWRLASAYQWSPNTRRTDMGMLELQRRIGTDGVFNLSYRYRIGLLEQYNASVVYPVSERWRLVGSWTYSVKDRQSVDALAGVEYDSCCVALRLVGRSYVNQAYYGPTPATGLNRRDNAVMFEMVFKGLGSTGGQIEPLLRRDILGYQ; encoded by the coding sequence GTGACGCGCAAGTTACCTCCACGCCGCCTGTTGGCGGTCGCCGCTGCACTCGCCCTGGTCGGTGGCCAGGCCGATGCTCACAGCAGCCCAAGCCCCGCCGCGGGTGCGTCTTCCGCAGCGGCCGATCTGGCTTGCCCATTGGGCTCGTTCCATTGCGCACCGCGTCCGGTCAATTACGCGATGTGCCGCCCGAACGCCCTGCTCGAGTTCTACGATCCGGTGCTGATGCGCGACAGCAGCCAGCGCGACAGCAGCCCCACCCAGATACAGGCGCAGCATGTCGACAGCTCCAACCGGTCGGTCTATCGACTGAGTGGCGACGTGCGGCTGGAACGCGCCGATCAGTTGCTGCGCGCCGACCGCGTCGACTACAACAACGACAGCACCGACTACGACGCACGCGGCAATGTGCGCTATCAGGACGCCAGCCAGTTGCTGGCCGCCTCGCACATGCGCGGCAATACCAACGACAGCCACGGCACGGCCAATGACTTGCGCTACCAGATGCTCGATTCGCGCGGCAACGGTACCGCGGACCTGGGCCAGATGCTGGATGCAGAGCACACCCGCTACACGCAGGCCACGTATTCCACCTGCGATGTCGGTCATCACGTGTGGGAAGTTCGCGCGAAGTCGATCACCATCGACAAGGTCAACGGTGTCGGCGTGGCGCGCGACGCCAGCATGCGGATCGGCCACGTGCCCATCCTGTATCTGCCGTATTTCAGCTTTCCCATCGATGATCGGCGCAAGAGCGGCTTTCTCTATCCCACCATGGGTCACAGTGGCCGTTCCGGCTACGAGATCAGCACGCCCTACTATCTCAACCTGGCACCGAACTACGACGCCACGCTTGACCCGCGCTATTACAGCCAGCGCGGCCCCATGCTGGGCGGCGAGTTTCGTTACCTGACGTCGCGCAGCGCCGGTCAGCTGGAAGCGCAATACGTGCTGAAAGACCATGGCGTGAGCGATGGACTGGCCGACACCAAGGGCGACTCGCGTTACCTGGTGCAGTTCTCCGACACCACCCAGTTATGGCAGGGCTGGCGTTTCGTCAGTTCATACAACCATGCCTCGGACAGCAGCTACCTGTATGACTTCGGCGACAACCTGACGCACAGCGCGATCTACACGCTCGGTTCCAATGTCGCGTTGGTGGGTTCCGGAAAGTGGTGGAACGCCTCGGTGGGCGGCACGATTTACCAGAACATGAATCCGTTCAGCACCGACAGCGGCCTGCCATACCGGCAACTGCCTTACGCGAATTTCAGCATGGATATACCGCTGTCGAACTGGCTTGAGGCCGGGGTGGACAGCGAAGCGGCGGCGTTTCGCAAGACCGGTTATGTTGAAGGTCAGCGCGAGGATATCTATCCCTGGCTTGCCGCCGATTTCGGCAGCGCCGCCTGGTTCGTGCGGCCCAAACTGGCTTGGCGTTACACGTCATACCAGCTTGGCAGCGGTCGTCAGGATTACGGTTACTACGGCCTGCTCGGTGGCGGCACTTCCACGCCATTTACCGATGCCTCGCCCAGCCGCTCCTTACCCATCGTCAGCCTGGACAGCGGGCTGGTTTTCGACCGCAAGGCCTCGTTGTTTGGCAACAGCTACACACAAACACTGGAACCTCGGCTCTATTACCTCTACGTGCCATATCGCAATCAGAACAACCTGCCGTTGTTCAACACCAATGCAATGACGTTCGACTACTGGCAGCTGTTCTCGCCGAACCGCTTCTCCGGTGCCGACCGCCAGATGGATGCGAACAACCTCACCGCGGCGGTGACCACCCGCCTGCTCGACGAGAGCGGTGTGGAGCGCTTGTCGGCCAGCATCGGCCAGATCCAGTATTTCAGTCCGCAACGGGTGCAGCTGCCCTACGGTCAGAACAGCGTGGTACCACCCACTGACTGGACCCGCTCCGACTATGTGGCCCAGCTGGATGTGCGCCTGAACGACCGTTGGCGCCTCGCCAGCGCATACCAGTGGAGTCCCAACACCCGCCGCACCGACATGGGCATGCTGGAGCTGCAGCGGCGGATCGGCACGGACGGCGTCTTCAACTTGTCCTACCGCTACCGAATCGGACTGCTGGAACAATACAACGCATCCGTGGTCTATCCGGTATCCGAGCGCTGGCGACTGGTGGGTTCGTGGACTTATTCGGTAAAGGACCGCCAGAGCGTCGATGCACTGGCCGGCGTGGAATATGACAGTTGCTGTGTCGCCCTGCGACTGGTCGGTCGCAGCTACGTCAATCAGGCCTACTACGGGCCCACACCGGCCACGGGACTCAACCGTCGGGACAACGCGGTCATGTTCGAAATGGTGTTCAAGGGTCTGGGCTCCACCGGTGGCCAGATCGAGCCCCTGCTGCGCCGTGATATTCTCGGCTATCAATAA
- a CDS encoding histone deacetylase family protein, which yields MRLYTHSACLHHDPGPGHVERPARLRAVLQALDHDRFATLDRIEAPQATAEQLLRVHSAAHVAEVMTGAPAGELLALDSDTVMSCGSTEAALRAAGAVVAAVDAVLAGATRRAFCAVRPPGHHATRERAMGFCLFNNVAVAAAHALAVHGLKRVAIADFDVHHGNGTQDIFEREPRVLFASSHQSPLYPDSGFEDERGVGNICNATLSPGAGSHEFRELWDGTLLPRLHAFKPQLVLVSAGFDAHRNDPLADLRLGQEDYAWITERLVALAEAHADGRLVSTLEGGYDLAALATSSSAHVTALME from the coding sequence CTGCGGCTGTATACCCACTCCGCCTGCCTGCATCACGACCCCGGCCCGGGGCACGTGGAGCGGCCCGCGCGTCTGCGCGCGGTGCTGCAGGCACTGGATCACGACCGCTTCGCCACGCTGGACCGAATCGAGGCGCCGCAGGCGACCGCCGAACAGTTGCTGCGCGTGCACAGCGCCGCCCATGTCGCCGAGGTGATGACTGGCGCACCCGCGGGCGAACTGCTGGCGCTGGACTCGGATACCGTGATGAGTTGCGGATCAACCGAAGCGGCGTTGCGCGCTGCCGGCGCGGTAGTGGCCGCCGTCGATGCGGTGCTTGCCGGCGCCACGCGGCGCGCGTTCTGCGCGGTACGACCGCCGGGCCACCACGCCACACGCGAACGTGCCATGGGCTTCTGCCTGTTCAACAACGTTGCTGTGGCCGCTGCCCATGCGCTTGCCGTGCATGGCCTGAAACGCGTGGCGATCGCCGATTTCGACGTTCATCACGGCAATGGCACCCAGGACATCTTTGAGCGCGAACCGCGCGTGCTGTTTGCCTCCAGTCATCAGTCCCCGCTATACCCGGACAGTGGCTTCGAGGATGAGCGTGGTGTCGGCAATATCTGTAACGCCACGCTGTCACCCGGCGCTGGCTCGCACGAGTTTCGCGAGTTGTGGGATGGAACACTGCTGCCGCGGCTGCATGCCTTCAAGCCGCAACTGGTGCTGGTTTCTGCCGGCTTCGACGCCCATCGCAACGATCCGCTGGCCGACCTCCGACTGGGCCAGGAAGACTACGCGTGGATCACCGAACGGCTGGTGGCGCTGGCTGAAGCCCACGCTGACGGGCGACTGGTTTCGACCCTCGAAGGTGGCTATGACCTTGCTGCGCTGGCCACCAGCAGCAGCGCGCACGTCACCGCCTTGATGGAATGA
- a CDS encoding cob(I)yrinic acid a,c-diamide adenosyltransferase encodes MGNRLSKIYTRTGDDGSTGLGDGSRVGKDSQRVTAYGTVDELNSTIGMLLAADGVTDAVREALTQVQHDLFDLGGELCIPGMAMVEDSDISRLESILDELNEPLPPLKEFILPGGGMAAACGHLARTVCRRAEREVIALARLEDIRGQPQRYLNRLSDLLFVISRVLARASGHGEVLWQHERRRKPKPSA; translated from the coding sequence ATGGGCAATCGACTTTCGAAGATCTACACCCGCACCGGCGACGATGGCAGCACCGGCCTCGGCGACGGCTCGCGCGTGGGCAAGGATTCGCAACGGGTAACGGCCTACGGCACGGTCGATGAGCTCAACAGCACGATCGGCATGCTGCTGGCTGCGGACGGCGTCACCGACGCGGTACGCGAGGCGCTGACCCAGGTGCAGCATGACCTGTTCGATCTGGGTGGCGAGTTGTGCATCCCCGGCATGGCGATGGTCGAAGACAGCGACATCAGCCGGCTGGAATCGATTCTGGACGAACTCAACGAGCCGCTGCCGCCGCTGAAGGAATTCATCCTGCCCGGTGGCGGCATGGCCGCCGCTTGCGGCCATCTGGCGCGCACGGTGTGCCGCCGTGCCGAGCGCGAAGTGATCGCACTGGCCCGACTGGAAGATATTCGCGGCCAGCCGCAGCGCTATCTCAATCGCCTGTCCGACCTGCTGTTCGTGATCTCCCGCGTGCTGGCTCGCGCCAGCGGTCACGGCGAAGTGCTGTGGCAGCACGAACGTCGCCGCAAGCCGAAACCGTCAGCCTGA
- the pdxA gene encoding 4-hydroxythreonine-4-phosphate dehydrogenase PdxA: MDATRLPRLAITAGEPAGIGPELLIRLAATSLPANFIAITDRALLQRAALRCSSAITLIDDDGSDIHERTPGTLRVRHTPLGVAEIPGQPDARNAGHVLATLAEAADGCMSGRYDALVTAPLQKASINDAGIPFSGHTEFFAERAHADVVMMLASPELRVALVTTHLPLAAVSAAITPASLTRTLRIVHAELRSKFGVSEPRIAVLGLNPHAGEGGHLGHEEIDTLIPVLEALRGQGMQLLGPLPADTAFVPAQRQHYDAVVAMYHDQALPVLKSEAFDRTVNLTLGLPFIRTSVDHGTALDLAGTGKADPSSLIAATKMALELVARSATRRSSPPRGDERGEGPLIPETSIK, encoded by the coding sequence TTGGACGCTACGCGGCTGCCCCGGCTTGCCATTACTGCCGGAGAGCCGGCGGGCATCGGCCCCGAACTGCTGATCCGGCTGGCAGCGACTTCGCTGCCAGCCAACTTCATCGCCATCACTGACCGCGCGTTACTGCAACGCGCGGCCTTGCGCTGCTCGTCAGCCATCACGCTGATTGACGATGATGGTTCGGACATCCACGAGCGAACGCCGGGCACGCTGCGCGTGCGCCACACGCCGCTGGGCGTTGCGGAAATTCCCGGCCAACCTGATGCACGCAATGCCGGCCACGTACTCGCCACACTGGCCGAAGCGGCCGATGGCTGCATGAGCGGACGTTACGACGCCCTGGTCACCGCGCCGCTGCAGAAAGCATCCATCAACGATGCAGGCATTCCTTTCAGTGGGCATACCGAGTTCTTTGCCGAACGCGCGCACGCCGACGTGGTGATGATGCTGGCCAGTCCCGAGCTGCGCGTGGCACTGGTGACTACTCATCTGCCGCTGGCCGCCGTATCCGCCGCGATCACACCCGCCAGCCTGACTCGAACGTTACGCATCGTGCACGCCGAACTGCGCAGCAAATTCGGGGTGAGTGAACCACGCATCGCCGTGCTTGGCCTGAACCCGCACGCCGGCGAAGGCGGCCATCTTGGCCACGAAGAGATCGACACCTTGATTCCCGTGCTGGAAGCGCTGCGCGGCCAAGGCATGCAGCTGCTCGGGCCGCTGCCGGCCGACACCGCCTTTGTGCCGGCCCAACGCCAGCATTACGATGCCGTCGTTGCGATGTATCACGATCAGGCACTGCCGGTACTCAAGAGCGAAGCGTTCGACCGCACGGTAAACCTCACACTTGGCCTTCCCTTCATTCGCACCTCGGTCGATCACGGTACCGCGCTGGATCTTGCCGGCACCGGCAAGGCCGATCCATCCAGCCTGATTGCCGCCACGAAGATGGCATTGGAGCTCGTGGCGCGCAGCGCAACACGTCGCTCTTCTCCCCCTCGGGGAGACGAGCGAGGCGAGGGGCCACTGATTCCGGAAACATCGATCAAATGA
- a CDS encoding symmetrical bis(5'-nucleosyl)-tetraphosphatase, producing MATYAIGDVQGCYPELQRLLEKLRFDPAQDQLWFCGDLVNRGGQSLDTLRLIHSLRESTTITLGNHDLSLLAIAQRKPDAQARVNPELREVLFAEDAPVLFEWLRSQKLVHHDEQLNWTMVHAGLAPMWTLRQALRAAQDVERELSSPRHPRLLRNLFGNRPAVWSARLQGLDRLRATINTTTRMRYCDVNGRIDFDAKGVPGTQKPGLYPWFSVPGMRRRDTRIVSGHWSALGRFAGLGVYAIDTGCVWGGQLTALQLDEGEPRYITVDAEPHRKRPPGGED from the coding sequence ATGGCTACGTACGCAATCGGTGACGTGCAGGGCTGCTATCCGGAATTGCAACGTTTGCTGGAAAAACTGCGCTTCGATCCAGCGCAGGACCAACTGTGGTTCTGTGGTGACCTGGTCAATCGCGGTGGCCAGTCGCTGGACACCCTGCGACTGATCCACAGCCTGCGCGAATCCACCACCATCACCCTTGGCAACCACGACCTCAGCCTGCTGGCCATTGCCCAGCGCAAGCCCGATGCGCAGGCACGGGTGAATCCGGAATTGCGCGAAGTATTGTTCGCCGAAGATGCCCCCGTGCTGTTCGAATGGCTGCGTTCGCAAAAGCTGGTGCACCACGACGAGCAACTCAACTGGACCATGGTGCATGCCGGGCTGGCGCCGATGTGGACGTTGCGTCAGGCGCTGCGCGCTGCGCAGGATGTCGAGCGTGAGCTATCCAGCCCGCGACACCCGCGCCTGTTGCGCAACCTGTTCGGCAATCGTCCGGCCGTGTGGTCGGCGCGGCTGCAGGGCCTGGACCGCCTGCGCGCCACGATCAACACCACGACGCGCATGCGCTACTGCGATGTCAATGGCCGCATCGACTTCGATGCCAAGGGCGTTCCAGGTACGCAGAAGCCGGGGCTGTATCCGTGGTTCTCGGTGCCCGGCATGCGCCGGCGCGACACCCGCATTGTCAGCGGCCACTGGTCGGCGCTGGGTCGCTTTGCCGGACTGGGTGTGTACGCCATCGATACCGGCTGCGTCTGGGGCGGACAACTCACCGCGCTGCAACTGGACGAGGGTGAACCGCGTTACATCACCGTCGACGCCGAGCCGCACCGCAAACGCCCACCGGGCGGCGAGGACTGA
- the ubiH gene encoding 2-octaprenyl-6-methoxyphenyl hydroxylase, whose amino-acid sequence MDVSEIPASSKSTVLIVGGGLVGASLAIALDVAGIPATLVESAAPRTDAQPSYDERNLALAGATVNGLEAIGVWRHAAAGATPIRHVHVSRAGEFGSARITAGSQGVDALGWTLPARELGAALLRRLDECTQLTRLAPATLSALQPLAQGWRAQITTAEGVRQLDTPLLVGADGTHSFVRAQLGIAADHHDYRQSLFVCTVTPEREHANRAYERFSDEGPIALLPLAERRCGLVLTVSADEAAAVAALDDAGFLELAQRRFGWRLGRLSRPGKRHPYAIHRVAAAQLTAPRAVLVGNAAQTVHPIGAQGFNLGLRDALTLAELVASATDPGDAALLAAYAARRAPDREGTMAMSHGLVRLACLPQPLLAPLRSLALLACDRLPPLQRALARRGMGFRGEPPAAVLERLP is encoded by the coding sequence ATGGACGTCTCCGAAATTCCTGCCAGCAGCAAGTCCACGGTGCTGATTGTCGGTGGTGGTCTGGTTGGCGCCAGCCTGGCGATTGCGCTGGATGTGGCGGGTATTCCCGCCACCCTGGTCGAGTCCGCTGCGCCACGCACCGATGCCCAGCCCAGTTACGACGAGCGCAATCTGGCCTTGGCTGGCGCCACGGTCAACGGTCTGGAAGCCATCGGCGTATGGCGGCATGCAGCTGCCGGCGCCACGCCAATTCGCCACGTTCATGTCAGTCGCGCCGGTGAATTCGGCAGCGCGCGGATCACCGCGGGCAGTCAGGGCGTCGATGCGCTGGGCTGGACCCTGCCGGCGCGCGAGCTGGGTGCGGCGTTGCTGCGACGGCTGGACGAATGCACCCAGCTGACCCGGCTGGCACCGGCCACGCTGTCGGCGTTGCAGCCGCTGGCGCAGGGATGGCGTGCGCAGATCACCACCGCGGAAGGGGTGCGCCAGCTTGATACGCCCTTGCTGGTGGGCGCCGACGGCACGCATTCGTTCGTGCGCGCCCAGCTCGGCATCGCGGCCGATCATCATGATTATCGACAGAGCCTGTTTGTCTGCACGGTCACGCCCGAGCGCGAGCACGCCAATCGCGCGTACGAGCGCTTTTCCGACGAGGGCCCGATTGCGCTGCTGCCGCTGGCTGAGCGCCGTTGTGGTTTGGTGCTTACCGTGTCGGCCGATGAGGCGGCGGCGGTTGCGGCGCTGGATGACGCCGGGTTTCTCGAACTGGCGCAGCGCCGCTTCGGCTGGCGGCTGGGTCGTTTGTCACGGCCGGGCAAGCGTCATCCGTATGCGATTCATCGCGTCGCTGCTGCGCAACTTACGGCGCCGCGTGCGGTGCTGGTCGGCAATGCTGCGCAAACCGTGCATCCGATCGGGGCACAGGGTTTCAATCTGGGCCTGCGCGATGCGCTGACCTTGGCCGAACTGGTGGCCAGCGCCACTGACCCCGGCGATGCTGCGCTGCTTGCAGCGTATGCCGCGCGTCGAGCGCCAGATCGCGAAGGCACGATGGCGATGAGTCACGGCTTGGTCCGGCTCGCCTGCCTGCCACAACCGCTGCTGGCGCCGCTGCGCTCGCTGGCGCTGCTGGCCTGCGACCGCTTGCCGCCACTGCAACGTGCATTGGCCCGGCGTGGCATGGGTTTTCGTGGCGAGCCGCCTGCGGCGGTGCTGGAGCGCTTGCCATGA
- a CDS encoding peptidylprolyl isomerase: protein MKQTLASLLLAFAIMLPAHAQLLTSAAPASQPLDRIVAVVNDNVILQSQLNEAVASVQQQYAGHTEQLPPMNVLQQQVLNRLVLMRLQVQKAQDQGIRVSSADIDQAVQGVAQQNNLTPEQLRAEVERSGSSFAAFREQLGDQITVQRLHQSVVQDSVSVTDSEIDNLLSSPTYKAGEVHLAHIQISIPAGGDAAAIQTAQAKAEAALAAIKGGMDFNAAAIRYSDASDALDGGDLGWRRMDEIPPAFADTIATMKAGEVSPALRGPTGFHILKLMGQRENNRTMVTELHARQILIRPSELVTPEQAEQKARDLYHRIVDKHEDFATLAKEYSKDDTSANVGGDMGWFRQDAWGKTIATQLAQLKDNEISKPFQSEAGWHILQRLGERQSDQTVQIARDQARQAIGTRKSEQVYDDYLRDLRSNAYINILVPELRSADDQAAAKSP, encoded by the coding sequence ATGAAGCAAACCCTCGCATCCCTGCTACTCGCATTCGCGATCATGCTGCCCGCTCACGCCCAGTTGCTGACCTCGGCCGCTCCGGCCAGCCAGCCGCTGGACCGGATCGTGGCGGTGGTCAACGACAATGTGATCCTGCAGAGCCAGTTGAACGAAGCGGTGGCCTCGGTACAGCAGCAGTACGCCGGCCACACCGAGCAGCTGCCGCCCATGAACGTGCTGCAGCAGCAGGTACTCAACCGGCTGGTACTGATGCGCCTGCAAGTCCAGAAGGCGCAAGATCAGGGTATCCGTGTCTCCAGCGCCGACATTGATCAGGCGGTTCAGGGCGTGGCACAGCAGAACAATCTCACCCCTGAACAGTTGCGTGCAGAGGTCGAGCGCAGCGGCAGCAGTTTTGCCGCGTTCCGCGAGCAGCTCGGCGACCAGATCACCGTGCAGCGTCTGCACCAAAGCGTGGTGCAGGACTCCGTGTCGGTGACCGACAGCGAAATCGACAACCTGCTCAGCAGCCCGACCTACAAAGCCGGCGAAGTGCATCTGGCACACATCCAGATCAGCATCCCCGCCGGCGGTGATGCCGCGGCTATCCAGACCGCCCAAGCCAAGGCCGAAGCGGCGCTGGCCGCGATCAAGGGCGGCATGGACTTCAACGCTGCCGCGATCCGCTATTCGGACGCTTCAGACGCACTGGATGGCGGCGACCTCGGCTGGCGCCGGATGGATGAGATTCCGCCGGCATTTGCCGACACGATTGCCACCATGAAGGCCGGCGAAGTCAGTCCAGCCCTGCGTGGGCCGACCGGCTTCCACATTCTCAAGCTGATGGGTCAGCGCGAGAACAACCGCACGATGGTCACCGAACTGCATGCCCGGCAGATCCTGATTCGCCCGAGCGAGTTGGTGACCCCGGAGCAGGCTGAACAGAAAGCACGTGACCTGTATCACCGCATCGTCGACAAGCACGAAGACTTCGCCACGCTGGCCAAGGAGTACTCAAAGGACGACACCTCGGCCAACGTCGGCGGCGACATGGGCTGGTTCCGGCAGGACGCCTGGGGCAAGACCATCGCAACCCAGCTCGCCCAGCTGAAGGACAACGAGATATCCAAGCCCTTCCAGAGCGAGGCCGGCTGGCACATTCTGCAGCGGCTGGGTGAACGCCAGTCTGACCAGACCGTGCAGATCGCTCGTGACCAGGCGCGCCAAGCCATTGGCACGCGCAAGTCCGAACAGGTTTATGACGATTATCTGCGTGACCTGCGTTCCAACGCCTACATCAACATCCTGGTACCCGAGCTGCGCAGCGCAGACGACCAGGCTGCCGCCAAGTCGCCGTAA